The Kitasatospora setae KM-6054 genome contains a region encoding:
- a CDS encoding ABC transporter ATP-binding protein, translating to MKSPEIHEQELTATLPVGSTKAVRAYGRMLLRRHRGGLAGVVALHGTATVAGLVGPAVLGALVESLSVRGGGRIAAAIGWYLTALVVQSVFTGLSLLRGSVLGEEVLADLREDFLVRSVGLPLGVLERAGTGDLVSRGTTDIDRLARSVRDAVPELVVAVVSVALVLGALLVTSPLLAATALLGLPLLVCTSRWYFKRAPQSYRHESAGYAAVNTVLAETVDAGRTVEALQLGERRVELTDRKIRDWVAWERYTLWLRSVWFPTVDGTYALAVLGTLVLGGLFALHGWVSPGRLTAGVLYAQALVHPVSRILRWYDELQIGQTSLARLVGVREVAEPETDEELRPDGRRVEAERVSFGYREGTDVLRDITLDVAPGSRVALVGPSGAGKSTLGRLLAGIYAPGRGRVTLGGAPLSRMPAERVRTEVALVNQEHHVFVGTLRDNLHLARAGADDTELRAALAAVDAEGWVDALPDGLDTEVGSGGTALTPAQAQQLALARLVLADPHTLVLDEATSLLDPRAARHLERSLSRVLAGRTVVAIAHRLHTAHDADVIAVVEQGRITEYGSHPELVASGGPYAALWKSWRDEK from the coding sequence GTGAAGTCCCCGGAGATCCACGAGCAGGAGCTGACCGCCACGCTGCCGGTCGGGTCCACCAAGGCGGTGCGGGCGTACGGGCGGATGCTGCTGCGGCGCCACCGAGGCGGGTTGGCGGGGGTGGTGGCTCTGCACGGGACGGCGACGGTGGCGGGGCTGGTCGGGCCCGCGGTGCTCGGGGCGCTGGTGGAGTCGTTGTCGGTCCGGGGCGGTGGGCGGATCGCCGCCGCGATCGGCTGGTACCTGACGGCGCTGGTGGTGCAGTCGGTGTTCACCGGGCTGTCGCTGCTGCGCGGCAGCGTGCTCGGCGAGGAGGTGCTGGCCGACCTGCGGGAGGACTTCCTGGTCCGCTCGGTGGGGCTGCCGCTCGGCGTGCTGGAGCGGGCCGGTACCGGCGACCTGGTCTCCCGGGGCACCACCGACATCGACCGGCTGGCCCGCTCGGTCCGCGACGCGGTGCCCGAACTGGTGGTCGCCGTGGTCTCGGTGGCGCTGGTGCTCGGCGCGCTGCTGGTGACCTCGCCGCTGCTGGCCGCCACCGCGCTGCTCGGCCTGCCGCTGCTGGTCTGCACCTCCCGCTGGTACTTCAAGCGGGCCCCGCAGTCCTACCGCCACGAGTCCGCCGGGTACGCGGCGGTCAACACCGTGCTCGCCGAGACGGTCGACGCCGGGCGGACGGTCGAGGCGCTGCAGCTCGGCGAGCGCCGGGTCGAGCTGACCGACCGGAAGATCCGGGACTGGGTGGCCTGGGAACGGTACACGCTCTGGCTGCGCAGCGTCTGGTTCCCCACCGTGGACGGCACCTACGCGCTGGCCGTGCTCGGCACCCTGGTGCTGGGCGGGCTGTTCGCGCTGCACGGCTGGGTCAGCCCGGGCCGGCTGACCGCCGGCGTGCTGTACGCCCAGGCGCTGGTGCATCCGGTCTCCCGGATCCTGCGCTGGTACGACGAGCTGCAGATCGGGCAGACCTCGCTGGCCCGGCTGGTCGGCGTCCGCGAGGTCGCCGAGCCGGAGACCGACGAGGAGCTCCGCCCGGACGGCCGCCGGGTCGAGGCCGAGCGGGTCAGCTTCGGCTACCGCGAGGGGACGGACGTGCTGCGCGACATCACGCTGGACGTCGCGCCGGGCAGCCGGGTCGCGCTGGTCGGGCCGTCGGGGGCGGGCAAGTCGACGCTCGGCCGGCTGCTGGCGGGCATCTACGCGCCGGGCCGCGGCCGGGTCACGCTCGGCGGGGCGCCGCTGTCGCGGATGCCGGCCGAGCGGGTCCGCACCGAGGTCGCGCTGGTCAACCAGGAGCACCACGTCTTCGTCGGCACCCTGCGGGACAACCTGCACCTGGCCCGGGCCGGGGCCGACGACACCGAGCTGCGGGCGGCGCTCGCCGCCGTCGACGCGGAGGGCTGGGTGGACGCGCTGCCCGACGGGCTGGACACCGAGGTCGGTTCCGGCGGCACCGCGCTGACGCCCGCGCAGGCCCAGCAACTGGCGCTGGCCCGGCTGGTGCTCGCCGACCCGCACACCCTGGTGCTGGACGAGGCGACCTCGCTGCTCGATCCGCGGGCGGCCCGGCACCTGGAACGCTCGCTCTCCCGGGTGCTGGCCGGGCGCACCGTGGTGGCGATCGCCCACCGGCTGCACACCGCGCACGACGCCGACGTGATCGCGGTGGTCGAGCAGGGCCGGATCACCGAGTACGGCTCGCACCCCGAGCTGGTGGCCTCGGGCGGTCCGTACGCGGCGCTCTGGAAGTCCTGGCGGGACGAGAAGTAG
- a CDS encoding LapA family protein has product MTKTSGGSPSGTQRNEIAGIPTRYIGIGVIVVLAVWFLFANLDKVKIQFWVFTVTCPLWIALLATLLAGTALGWLLKGRRSR; this is encoded by the coding sequence GTGACCAAGACATCAGGTGGTTCTCCGTCGGGCACCCAGCGCAACGAGATCGCGGGCATCCCGACCCGGTACATCGGCATCGGCGTCATCGTGGTGCTGGCGGTCTGGTTCCTGTTCGCCAACCTGGACAAGGTGAAGATCCAGTTCTGGGTGTTCACCGTCACCTGCCCGCTGTGGATCGCGCTGCTGGCGACGCTGCTCGCCGGGACGGCGCTGGGCTGGCTACTGAAGGGGCGGCGCAGCAGGTGA
- a CDS encoding amino acid ABC transporter ATP-binding protein, translated as MIELRGVNKHFGQLHVLRDIDLAVGRGEVVVVIGPSGSGKSTLCRAINRLETVESGSILIEGRPLPAEGKGLARLRAEVGMVFQSFNLFAHKTVLQNVTLAPVKVRKRGKAAAEATGRQLLERVGLAAHADKYPAQLSGGQQQRVAIARALAMDPKALLFDEPTSALDPEMINEVLEVMRALAAEGMTMVVVTHEMGFARSAANRVVFMADGRIVEDRAPEEFFADPRSERARDFLSKILKH; from the coding sequence CTGATCGAACTGCGCGGGGTGAACAAGCACTTCGGGCAGCTGCACGTGCTGCGGGACATCGACCTGGCGGTGGGCCGGGGCGAGGTCGTGGTGGTGATCGGCCCGTCCGGGTCGGGCAAGTCGACGCTGTGCCGGGCGATCAACCGGCTGGAGACGGTGGAGAGCGGCAGCATCCTGATCGAGGGGCGGCCGCTGCCCGCGGAGGGCAAGGGCCTGGCGCGGCTGCGGGCCGAGGTCGGGATGGTGTTCCAGTCCTTCAACCTGTTCGCGCACAAGACCGTGCTGCAGAACGTCACGCTCGCCCCGGTCAAGGTCCGCAAGCGCGGGAAGGCCGCGGCGGAGGCCACCGGCCGGCAGCTGCTGGAGCGGGTCGGGCTGGCGGCGCACGCGGACAAGTACCCGGCGCAGCTCTCCGGCGGGCAGCAGCAGCGGGTGGCGATCGCCCGGGCGCTGGCGATGGACCCGAAGGCGCTGCTGTTCGACGAGCCGACCTCCGCGCTCGACCCCGAGATGATCAACGAGGTGCTGGAGGTCATGCGCGCGCTGGCCGCCGAGGGCATGACCATGGTGGTGGTCACCCACGAGATGGGCTTCGCCCGGTCGGCCGCCAACCGCGTGGTGTTCATGGCGGACGGGCGGATCGTCGAGGACCGCGCCCCCGAGGAGTTCTTCGCGGACCCGCGCAGCGAGCGGGCCCGCGACTTCCTCTCCAAGATCCTGAAGCACTGA
- a CDS encoding aldo/keto reductase, producing the protein MTSTPAVPQIPAITLNNGVRIPQLGFGVWQVPDAEAVPAVRAALEAGYRSIDTAEIYENETGTGQAVLESGIARDELFVTTKLWNSGTVDWSGEQGRDRVLRAFDASLDRLRLDVLDLYLIHWPRPMHGNTFLNIWRAFEQLHAEGRVRAIGVSNFRVPDLQLLLKEAEVKPVLNQIELHPYFPQAELRALHAEHGIATEAWSPLGQGKDLLAEPALLAVAAKHGRTAAQVVLRWHLQSGVIAIPKSVTPARIRENLDVTGFELDAEDLAAIAGLATEQRIGPDPAGFDWN; encoded by the coding sequence GTGACCAGCACTCCCGCAGTACCCCAGATCCCCGCGATCACGCTGAACAACGGCGTGCGGATCCCGCAGCTCGGCTTCGGCGTCTGGCAGGTGCCGGACGCGGAGGCCGTCCCGGCCGTGCGCGCCGCGCTCGAAGCGGGCTACCGCTCGATCGACACCGCCGAGATCTACGAGAACGAGACGGGCACCGGCCAGGCCGTCCTGGAGTCCGGCATCGCCCGGGACGAGCTGTTCGTGACCACCAAGCTGTGGAACTCGGGCACCGTCGACTGGTCCGGCGAGCAGGGCCGCGACCGGGTGCTGCGCGCCTTCGACGCCTCGCTCGACCGCCTCCGGCTGGACGTGCTGGACCTGTACCTGATCCACTGGCCGCGTCCGATGCACGGCAACACCTTCCTGAACATCTGGCGCGCCTTCGAGCAGTTGCACGCCGAGGGCCGGGTCCGCGCGATCGGCGTCTCCAACTTCCGGGTGCCGGACCTCCAGCTCCTGCTCAAGGAGGCCGAGGTGAAGCCGGTCCTCAACCAGATCGAGCTGCACCCGTACTTCCCGCAGGCCGAGCTGCGCGCGCTGCACGCCGAGCACGGCATCGCCACCGAGGCGTGGAGCCCGCTGGGCCAGGGCAAGGACCTGCTGGCCGAGCCCGCCCTGCTGGCCGTCGCCGCCAAGCACGGCCGCACCGCGGCCCAGGTGGTGCTGCGCTGGCACCTGCAGTCCGGCGTGATCGCCATCCCGAAGTCGGTCACCCCGGCCCGGATCCGGGAGAACCTGGACGTCACGGGCTTCGAGCTGGACGCCGAGGACCTCGCGGCGATCGCCGGCCTGGCCACCGAGCAGCGGATCGGCCCGGACCCGGCCGGTTTCGACTGGAACTGA
- a CDS encoding DUF6343 family protein, translated as MWLSGTEPATARSDLKLRFLLSVLFLPFFALCTAGFAVWASLASPHGVPGSGTLTVFAVVCGVLTLVAAADLWVVVRRRRTEL; from the coding sequence GTGTGGTTGAGCGGGACGGAGCCGGCCACCGCGCGCAGTGACCTGAAGCTGCGGTTCCTGCTGTCGGTGCTGTTCCTGCCGTTCTTCGCGCTGTGCACGGCGGGCTTCGCGGTGTGGGCGTCGCTGGCCTCCCCGCACGGCGTGCCGGGCAGCGGCACGCTGACCGTGTTCGCGGTGGTCTGCGGGGTGCTGACCCTGGTCGCGGCGGCGGACCTCTGGGTGGTGGTCCGCCGCCGCCGCACCGAGCTGTGA
- a CDS encoding MarR family winged helix-turn-helix transcriptional regulator, with amino-acid sequence MAQQVHTRLWSEYVGTELTAPQFAVLLVLALEPGADQRTVGERASLDKATMAEMVARLVRRGLVLRRRDPADGRRKLLALSQSGAQAVREATGGVVRVQRTLFEPLSPDEQLEIVQIMARIARLEPGAVAVMADARPTLDAQRAIGYLIRVAQQVHTKLWSEKVGTELTAPQYAVLDALETEPGADQRTVGELASLDKATMAEMVSRLVRRGLVLRRRDPSDGRRNLLSLSPTGQELLHRSTAGVREVQEALLAPLEPHEHAQALALLGKAARL; translated from the coding sequence GTGGCCCAGCAGGTGCACACCCGCTTGTGGTCCGAATACGTCGGTACCGAGCTGACGGCTCCGCAGTTCGCGGTGCTGCTGGTACTGGCACTCGAGCCCGGAGCCGACCAGCGCACGGTCGGCGAACGGGCCTCGCTCGACAAGGCGACGATGGCCGAGATGGTCGCCCGGCTGGTCCGGCGCGGCCTGGTGCTGCGCCGCCGCGACCCGGCCGACGGCCGGCGCAAGCTGCTGGCCCTCTCGCAGAGCGGCGCTCAGGCCGTGCGCGAGGCGACCGGCGGCGTGGTCCGGGTCCAGCGGACCCTGTTCGAGCCGCTGAGCCCGGACGAGCAGCTGGAAATCGTCCAGATCATGGCCCGGATAGCCCGGCTGGAGCCGGGTGCCGTCGCCGTGATGGCGGACGCCCGACCGACGCTGGACGCCCAGCGGGCCATCGGCTACCTGATCCGGGTCGCCCAGCAGGTGCACACCAAGCTCTGGTCGGAGAAGGTCGGCACCGAGCTGACCGCTCCGCAGTACGCGGTGCTGGACGCGCTGGAGACCGAGCCGGGCGCCGACCAGCGCACGGTCGGCGAGCTGGCGTCGCTCGACAAGGCGACGATGGCCGAGATGGTCAGCCGGCTGGTCCGGCGCGGCCTGGTGCTGCGCCGGCGCGACCCCTCGGACGGGCGCCGCAACCTGCTCTCGCTCTCCCCGACCGGCCAGGAGCTGCTGCACCGCTCCACCGCCGGGGTCCGCGAGGTCCAGGAGGCGCTGCTCGCCCCGCTGGAGCCGCACGAGCACGCGCAGGCGCTGGCGCTGCTCGGCAAGGCGGCTCGGCTGTAA
- a CDS encoding phosphatase PAP2 family protein: MSISRRHGLLFGLVGLLYLAVVVAILYDSPLVDLDWHLQQLRPYKQWPGALPYLDIWVVAGQRGPTAIAACLWLGWRCYRSHSARPLLVMGTALLLLNLTVGGVKILTGRLGPHYAHYVGSPELFSGGSIFPSGHTANAVVTWGVLAYLAVRWRRTGAALAALTAASIGLTTVYLGTHWISDVFAGWAAGALVLLALPPAEPALAALDRWVLAAWHRDGRFARPAAPATRPYPAAAPRPAWPPRPQPVQARSTTPSRTARLSRSERYSMVSGPSGATARTVRQPRSAASSRARSTGSPG, from the coding sequence GTGTCGATCAGCCGGCGGCACGGCCTGCTCTTCGGCCTGGTCGGACTGCTCTACCTGGCGGTGGTGGTGGCCATCCTGTACGACTCGCCGCTGGTCGACCTGGACTGGCACCTGCAGCAGCTGCGCCCGTACAAGCAGTGGCCCGGGGCGCTGCCCTACCTGGACATCTGGGTGGTCGCCGGGCAGCGCGGCCCGACCGCGATCGCGGCCTGCCTCTGGCTGGGCTGGCGCTGCTACCGCTCGCACTCGGCCCGGCCGCTGCTGGTGATGGGCACGGCGCTGCTGCTGCTGAACCTCACGGTCGGCGGCGTGAAGATCCTCACCGGCCGGCTGGGCCCGCACTACGCGCACTACGTGGGCTCGCCCGAGCTGTTCTCCGGCGGCAGCATCTTCCCCTCCGGGCACACCGCGAACGCCGTGGTCACCTGGGGCGTGCTGGCCTACCTGGCCGTCCGCTGGCGGCGGACCGGCGCCGCGCTGGCCGCACTCACCGCCGCCTCGATCGGGCTGACCACCGTCTACCTGGGCACCCACTGGATCTCGGACGTCTTCGCCGGCTGGGCGGCCGGCGCCCTGGTGCTGCTGGCGCTGCCGCCGGCCGAGCCCGCGCTGGCCGCGCTGGACCGGTGGGTGCTGGCGGCCTGGCACCGGGACGGCCGGTTCGCCCGCCCGGCCGCCCCGGCCACCCGCCCGTACCCGGCGGCGGCCCCCCGCCCGGCCTGGCCGCCCCGGCCTCAGCCGGTCCAGGCCCGCTCCACCACGCCGTCCCGCACCGCCAGGTTGAGCCGGTCCGAGCGGTACTCCATGGTCAGCGGCCCGTCCGGCGCCACCGCCCGCACCGTGCGCCAGCCCCGCTCGGCGGCCAGCTCCCGGGCCCGCTCCACCGGCAGCCCCGGGTAG
- a CDS encoding ABC transporter transmembrane domain-containing protein, with translation MPLVSLPLSDPGRPDLSSPLALLRWLGRAQRRGQLLATLWSTLELGAMAALPVAVGLGVQAVIDRDARALLTAGLLALLLSGVQTAMTVLLHRQVVWNWIHAAAQVRQLLARQASALGGGLNRRISTGEIVAVSSGDVEKIGWYVELTARLYGAVLAWLGVSAVVLWRQPALGLAVLLGVPVLAVVVWPLLAPFERRYTEQRALGGRASALAADTVAGLRVLRGIGGEELFLRRYRAASQRVRAAAVRTARSWAVLQAQEVLLPGLFVIGVTWYGARLVRDGSIGVGELIAVYGATAFLAAPLRVIGEAARAWGVARVSAERVVKVLSLTREGVGVAESVGNGASDSLEGKVVAGAEGSGGSADSAELVRRAARSDLHDPVSGLTARAGRLTAVVCGDPDLAGELAARLGGRPALAEDERPKPSVRLGGVELDGVLLADARAAVLVHDKEPVLLSGTLADLLDVPRSGRVDPAAALAAARAQDALDALVDGSPECAGDPMAARITERGRSLSGGQRQRLALARSLVADPPVLVLDEPTSAVDAHTESRIAAGLRELRAGRTTVVFATSPLLLDQADTVLLLRQGRVAATGTHRELMAGDPRYRTVVTRDENAPGEPSAAVGGVPAAATAAVVASAAVSGGEAEGGAGPAGGGG, from the coding sequence ATGCCGCTCGTCTCCCTGCCGCTGTCCGATCCGGGCCGCCCCGACCTGAGTTCACCACTCGCCTTGCTGCGCTGGCTCGGCCGCGCCCAGCGCCGCGGCCAGCTCCTCGCCACCCTGTGGAGCACGCTGGAGCTCGGCGCGATGGCCGCGCTGCCGGTCGCGGTCGGCCTCGGCGTCCAGGCCGTCATCGACCGGGACGCCCGGGCGCTGCTGACGGCGGGTCTGCTCGCCCTGCTGCTGTCCGGCGTCCAGACCGCGATGACGGTGCTGCTGCACCGCCAGGTGGTGTGGAACTGGATCCACGCGGCCGCCCAGGTCCGCCAACTGCTGGCCCGGCAGGCCTCCGCCCTGGGCGGCGGGCTGAACCGGCGGATCTCCACCGGCGAGATCGTCGCCGTCTCCAGCGGCGACGTCGAGAAGATCGGCTGGTACGTCGAACTCACCGCCCGGCTGTACGGCGCGGTGCTGGCCTGGCTCGGGGTCAGCGCGGTGGTGCTGTGGCGGCAGCCCGCCCTCGGGCTGGCCGTGCTGCTCGGGGTGCCGGTGCTGGCCGTCGTGGTCTGGCCGCTGCTCGCGCCGTTCGAACGGCGCTACACCGAGCAGCGGGCGCTCGGCGGCAGGGCCTCCGCGCTGGCCGCCGACACGGTGGCCGGGCTGCGGGTGCTGCGCGGCATCGGCGGCGAGGAGCTGTTCCTGCGCCGGTACCGCGCCGCTTCGCAGCGGGTCCGGGCCGCGGCCGTGCGGACCGCCCGCTCCTGGGCGGTGCTGCAGGCCCAGGAGGTGCTGCTGCCCGGCCTGTTCGTCATCGGCGTCACCTGGTACGGCGCCCGGCTGGTCCGTGACGGGTCGATCGGCGTCGGCGAGCTGATCGCCGTCTACGGCGCCACCGCCTTCCTCGCCGCCCCGCTACGGGTCATCGGCGAGGCCGCCCGGGCCTGGGGCGTCGCCCGGGTCTCCGCCGAGCGGGTGGTGAAGGTGCTCTCGCTGACCAGGGAGGGGGTGGGGGTGGCTGAAAGCGTTGGTAACGGAGCGTCAGATTCTTTGGAAGGCAAGGTAGTTGCTGGGGCTGAGGGGAGCGGTGGCTCGGCGGATTCGGCGGAGCTGGTGCGGCGGGCCGCCCGGTCGGACCTGCACGACCCGGTCAGCGGGCTGACCGCCCGGGCCGGCCGGCTGACCGCCGTGGTCTGCGGCGACCCGGACCTGGCGGGCGAGTTGGCGGCCCGGCTGGGCGGGCGGCCCGCGCTCGCCGAGGACGAGCGGCCCAAGCCCTCCGTCCGGCTCGGCGGCGTCGAGTTGGACGGGGTGCTGCTGGCCGACGCCCGGGCCGCGGTGCTGGTCCACGACAAGGAACCGGTGCTGCTCTCCGGCACGCTGGCCGACCTGCTCGACGTCCCCCGCTCCGGCCGGGTCGACCCCGCCGCCGCGCTGGCCGCCGCCCGTGCTCAGGACGCGCTGGACGCGCTGGTCGACGGCTCGCCCGAGTGCGCGGGCGACCCGATGGCGGCCCGGATCACCGAGCGCGGCCGCTCGCTCTCCGGCGGCCAGCGCCAGCGCCTCGCGCTGGCCCGCTCGCTGGTCGCCGACCCACCGGTGCTGGTGCTGGACGAACCGACCAGCGCGGTCGACGCCCACACCGAGTCGCGGATCGCCGCCGGCCTGCGCGAGCTGCGGGCCGGGCGGACCACGGTGGTCTTCGCCACCAGCCCGCTGCTGCTCGACCAGGCCGACACCGTCCTGCTGCTGCGGCAGGGCCGGGTCGCCGCCACCGGCACCCATCGCGAGCTGATGGCGGGCGACCCGCGCTACCGCACCGTCGTCACCCGGGACGAGAACGCCCCCGGCGAGCCGTCGGCCGCGGTCGGGGGCGTGCCGGCGGCTGCGACGGCTGCGGTTGTGGCGTCGGCTGCGGTTTCCGGTGGGGAGGCCGAGGGCGGTGCCGGGCCGGCGGGGGGTGGCGGGTGA
- the fabG gene encoding 3-oxoacyl-ACP reductase FabG, whose product MTEQSTSVTADAPARVAVVTGAARGIGAATALRLAADGYAVAVVDLEESTAKGTAEAIEAAGGRALAVGADVSDAEQVQAAVDRIAAELGTPVVLVNNAGVLRDNLLFKMSESDWDTVMNVHLKGAFLMTRAVQKHMVAAGFGRIVNLSSSSAQGNRGQANYSAAKAGLQGFTKTLAIELGKFGITANAVAPGFIATDMTAATAARVGMEFEAFKQAAASAIPVQRVGTPDDIAHTISFLASEGAGFVSGQVIYVAGGPLD is encoded by the coding sequence ATGACCGAGCAGAGCACGTCCGTGACCGCCGACGCCCCGGCCCGGGTGGCGGTGGTGACGGGTGCGGCCCGTGGGATCGGCGCGGCCACCGCGCTCCGGCTGGCGGCGGACGGTTACGCCGTCGCCGTGGTCGACCTGGAGGAGTCGACCGCCAAGGGCACCGCCGAGGCGATCGAGGCCGCGGGCGGCCGCGCGCTGGCGGTCGGCGCGGACGTGTCGGACGCCGAGCAGGTGCAGGCCGCGGTGGACCGGATCGCCGCCGAGCTCGGCACCCCGGTGGTGCTGGTGAACAACGCCGGCGTGCTCCGCGACAACCTGCTGTTCAAGATGTCCGAGTCCGACTGGGACACCGTGATGAACGTGCACCTCAAGGGCGCCTTCCTGATGACCCGCGCGGTGCAGAAGCACATGGTGGCGGCCGGTTTCGGACGGATCGTCAACCTGTCCTCCTCCTCCGCCCAGGGCAACCGCGGCCAGGCCAACTACTCGGCCGCCAAGGCCGGTCTGCAGGGCTTCACCAAGACCCTGGCGATCGAGCTCGGCAAGTTCGGCATCACCGCCAACGCGGTCGCCCCGGGCTTCATCGCCACCGACATGACCGCGGCCACCGCCGCCCGGGTCGGCATGGAGTTCGAGGCGTTCAAGCAGGCGGCCGCCTCCGCCATCCCGGTCCAGCGGGTCGGCACGCCGGACGACATCGCGCACACCATCTCCTTCCTGGCCTCCGAGGGCGCGGGCTTCGTCTCCGGCCAGGTCATCTACGTCGCGGGCGGCCCGCTCGACTGA
- a CDS encoding aspartate aminotransferase family protein, whose protein sequence is MTQAEPFDLAALLDARGGERYELHARYLNPQLPRMLHTIGFDRYYERAKGPYFYDAEGNEYLDMLAGFGIFALGRHHPAVRAAIEQAMELETADLTRFDCSPLPGLLAEQLIAHAPGLDRVFFGNSGTEAVETALKFARYATGRRRVLYADHAFHGLTAGSLSVNGEAGFRKGFDPLLPDTPIPLGDLDALRKELKKGDVAALIVEPIQGKGVLAPPPGWLAAAQELLHAHKALLICDEVQTGVGRTGTFFAYQAEEGVRPDLVCAAKALSGGYVPIGATLGKSWIFEKVYSSMDRVLVHSASFGSNAQAMAAGLATLHVMRQEGVVENAARVGELLRSRLAALTERYELLAEVRGRGLMIGIEFGRPKSLKLRTGWTALQAARKGLFAQMVVVPLLQRHRILTQVSGDHLEVIKLIPPLIVTEKEVDRFVDAFTEVMDDAHRGSGLMWDFGRTLVKQAVGSR, encoded by the coding sequence GTGACCCAGGCCGAACCGTTCGACCTCGCCGCCCTGCTCGACGCCCGGGGCGGCGAGCGCTACGAGCTGCACGCCCGCTACCTCAACCCGCAGCTGCCCCGGATGCTGCACACCATCGGCTTCGACCGGTACTACGAACGCGCCAAGGGCCCGTACTTCTACGACGCCGAGGGCAACGAGTACCTCGACATGCTCGCCGGGTTCGGCATCTTCGCGCTCGGCCGGCACCACCCCGCCGTCCGGGCCGCGATCGAGCAGGCGATGGAGCTGGAGACGGCCGACCTGACCCGCTTCGACTGCTCCCCGCTGCCCGGCCTGCTCGCCGAGCAGCTGATCGCCCACGCCCCCGGCCTGGACCGGGTGTTCTTCGGCAACAGCGGCACCGAGGCGGTCGAGACCGCGCTCAAGTTCGCCCGCTACGCCACCGGCAGGCGCCGCGTCCTGTACGCCGACCACGCCTTCCACGGCCTCACCGCCGGCTCGCTCTCGGTCAACGGCGAGGCCGGCTTCCGCAAGGGCTTCGACCCGCTGCTGCCCGACACCCCGATCCCGCTCGGCGACCTGGACGCGCTGCGCAAGGAGCTGAAGAAGGGCGACGTCGCGGCGCTGATCGTCGAACCGATCCAGGGCAAGGGCGTGCTCGCCCCGCCGCCCGGCTGGCTGGCCGCCGCCCAGGAACTGCTGCACGCCCACAAGGCGCTGCTGATCTGCGACGAGGTGCAGACCGGCGTCGGCCGCACCGGCACCTTCTTCGCCTACCAGGCCGAGGAGGGCGTCCGCCCCGACCTGGTGTGCGCCGCCAAGGCGCTCTCCGGCGGCTACGTGCCGATCGGCGCCACCCTCGGCAAGTCGTGGATCTTCGAGAAGGTGTACTCCTCGATGGACCGGGTGCTGGTCCACTCCGCCAGCTTCGGCTCCAACGCCCAGGCGATGGCCGCCGGCCTGGCCACCCTGCACGTGATGCGGCAGGAGGGCGTGGTGGAGAACGCCGCCCGGGTCGGCGAACTGCTCCGGAGCCGGCTGGCCGCGCTCACCGAGCGGTACGAGCTGCTCGCCGAGGTGCGCGGGCGCGGACTGATGATCGGCATCGAGTTCGGCCGGCCCAAGTCGCTCAAGCTGCGCACCGGCTGGACGGCGCTGCAGGCCGCCCGCAAGGGGCTGTTCGCGCAGATGGTGGTGGTGCCGCTGCTGCAGCGGCACCGGATCCTCACCCAGGTCTCCGGCGACCACCTGGAGGTGATCAAGCTGATCCCGCCGCTGATCGTCACCGAGAAGGAGGTCGACCGCTTCGTCGACGCCTTCACCGAGGTGATGGACGACGCGCACCGCGGCAGCGGCCTGATGTGGGACTTCGGGCGGACCCTGGTCAAGCAGGCGGTCGGCTCGCGCTGA
- a CDS encoding YbhB/YbcL family Raf kinase inhibitor-like protein: protein MINSRRPGRRAAAVAAALAVSGTLLAAAAPAATADASSGAARLKPFTLTSPDFRDGGKLPSWTEFGGPGSEGAPCQGKNLAPQLDWRNAPAGTLGYALLVNDPDAPLAGGWHHWVLYDIPGDARRIDGHGTLQYTQGANSFDTNGMPEVVGWGGPCPPATGQPHHYVFTLYALATPSLPSAGLTYEEVTADIQPYVLGATSIIGTFRRP from the coding sequence TTGATCAACTCTCGCCGACCCGGACGCCGCGCGGCCGCCGTCGCCGCCGCCCTGGCCGTCAGCGGCACGCTCCTGGCCGCCGCCGCTCCGGCGGCCACCGCGGACGCCTCCTCGGGGGCCGCCCGCCTCAAGCCCTTCACTCTCACCAGCCCGGACTTCCGCGACGGCGGCAAGCTCCCGAGCTGGACGGAGTTCGGCGGCCCCGGCTCCGAGGGCGCCCCCTGCCAGGGCAAGAACCTCGCGCCGCAGCTGGACTGGCGCAACGCCCCGGCCGGAACGCTCGGCTACGCCCTGCTGGTGAACGACCCGGACGCCCCCCTGGCCGGTGGCTGGCACCACTGGGTGCTCTACGACATCCCCGGCGACGCCCGCCGGATCGACGGCCACGGCACCCTCCAGTACACCCAGGGCGCCAACAGCTTCGACACCAACGGCATGCCGGAGGTGGTCGGCTGGGGCGGCCCCTGCCCGCCCGCCACCGGCCAGCCGCACCACTACGTCTTCACCCTCTACGCCCTCGCCACCCCGTCCCTGCCCAGCGCGGGGCTGACCTACGAAGAGGTCACCGCCGACATCCAGCCCTACGTGCTCGGAGCCACCAGCATCATCGGCACCTTCCGCCGGCCCTGA